The following proteins are co-located in the Brevibacillus laterosporus DSM 25 genome:
- a CDS encoding helix-turn-helix domain-containing protein — MSVSLTFTTLGELIKEKRTELSISLSEVSRVTGISKGVLSKIENDETKRPELRTLKPMFWLFLMKNHRALY; from the coding sequence ATGAGTGTAAGTCTAACTTTCACAACATTGGGGGAACTGATAAAAGAAAAAAGAACCGAACTGAGCATCAGTTTGTCAGAAGTATCCAGAGTGACTGGGATTAGCAAAGGGGTTTTATCGAAGATTGAAAACGATGAAACAAAGCGTCCAGAATTAAGAACTTTAAAGCCGATGTTTTGGCTATTCCTTATGAAAAATCATAGAGCGCTATATTGA
- a CDS encoding DinB family protein, which translates to MFQTLDHFLKSWEFEAAATQKLLRNLTDESLKQEITLQNWTLGRIAWHTVAAIRIITSNTNLTFDAPAEDYPVPTKAQFIAESYHQASNAFVQALKKEWTDHTLQERIEFIGQQMPNGSLLMFLIQHQSHHRGQMTVLMRQAGLTVPGIYGPSKEEWAMFGMEAPQM; encoded by the coding sequence ATGTTCCAAACCTTAGACCATTTTTTAAAATCTTGGGAGTTCGAAGCTGCTGCTACACAGAAACTACTGCGTAATCTAACTGATGAATCACTTAAACAGGAAATAACTTTACAAAATTGGACTTTAGGACGTATTGCTTGGCATACCGTTGCTGCCATTCGCATTATTACTTCAAATACAAACCTAACGTTTGATGCCCCAGCCGAAGATTATCCCGTTCCTACTAAGGCTCAGTTTATAGCAGAAAGTTATCATCAAGCTAGTAATGCATTTGTACAGGCATTAAAAAAAGAATGGACTGACCATACACTACAAGAACGTATCGAATTTATAGGTCAACAGATGCCAAATGGTTCACTATTAATGTTTTTGATTCAACATCAAAGCCACCATCGAGGACAAATGACGGTTCTTATGCGACAGGCAGGATTAACTGTTCCAGGAATTTATGGTCCTTCGAAAGAGGAATGGGCAATGTTTGGTATGGAAGCCCCACAAATGTAG
- a CDS encoding peptidylprolyl isomerase has translation MKRLPLALLLGFTLVVTGCGTKTAPATDQQQNNATSGQTTPIDKKDETTKQPSKQYDKAPEMKIDPNKNYEAVVETNKGSFTIQLFAKDAPKTVNNFVFLANDHFYDGIKFHRIIQSFMIQTGDPKGDGTGGPGYSFGDELKNGHSYDKGVVAMANAGPNTNGSQFFVGSGDDVKNLEAQPNYTIFGKITAGMDTIDKIAATPVKANAFGENSTPSETITIQKITVTEK, from the coding sequence ATGAAACGTCTACCACTCGCACTATTATTGGGCTTCACTCTTGTCGTAACAGGGTGTGGGACAAAAACAGCTCCAGCTACTGATCAGCAACAAAATAACGCTACTTCTGGTCAAACCACCCCTATAGACAAAAAGGATGAAACTACTAAGCAGCCTAGTAAACAATATGATAAGGCTCCTGAGATGAAGATTGATCCCAACAAAAATTATGAAGCCGTTGTGGAAACGAACAAAGGCTCATTTACCATCCAATTGTTTGCCAAAGACGCTCCTAAAACCGTCAACAACTTTGTTTTTCTCGCAAACGATCATTTTTACGATGGGATAAAATTTCACCGCATCATCCAGAGCTTCATGATTCAGACTGGTGATCCAAAGGGAGATGGCACAGGTGGCCCTGGTTACTCCTTTGGAGATGAATTAAAAAATGGTCACTCGTATGATAAAGGTGTTGTAGCCATGGCTAATGCGGGGCCAAATACCAATGGTAGCCAGTTCTTCGTTGGTTCTGGAGATGATGTAAAGAATTTGGAGGCTCAACCAAACTATACGATATTTGGTAAAATAACAGCAGGTATGGATACGATCGATAAAATTGCTGCTACACCTGTCAAAGCAAATGCATTTGGTGAAAATAGTACGCCATCCGAAACAATCACTATTCAAAAGATTACCGTTACAGAAAAATAA
- a CDS encoding cell wall hydrolase produces MQSIRTLPLIRMALHISLLAGVSSIAFFFTPAGVAAPAIQPVSASKTDKQPATSAFAPQQSPANLESVEELPEEGSRKNIQKAQDKLKMVGLYEGQIDGRSSEQLGQAVAAFQRLKGLPATGLLNEETFSRLQKSTSISAEIDMLERLVYAESRGEPYKGKVAVAAVVLNRVKSEQFPDTIKGVIFARNAFSVIQNGRLSTAKNKETKLAVRDALFGDDPSRGALYFYNPDISTSRWIFSRTTTVVIDNHVFAV; encoded by the coding sequence TTGCAATCAATAAGGACATTACCTTTGATACGTATGGCTTTACACATTAGCCTTTTAGCAGGCGTTAGTTCGATCGCCTTTTTCTTTACACCAGCTGGTGTAGCTGCTCCTGCTATTCAACCCGTGTCTGCAAGCAAAACAGATAAACAGCCTGCTACCTCTGCTTTTGCTCCCCAACAAAGTCCAGCGAATTTGGAATCTGTAGAAGAGCTACCAGAAGAAGGTAGTCGGAAAAATATTCAGAAAGCCCAAGATAAGCTGAAAATGGTGGGACTTTATGAGGGACAGATTGATGGTCGTTCAAGTGAACAATTAGGACAAGCTGTAGCCGCTTTTCAACGTTTGAAAGGTCTCCCGGCAACTGGGCTACTTAATGAAGAAACCTTTTCCCGGTTACAAAAAAGTACTTCTATTTCCGCGGAAATAGACATGCTGGAACGTCTAGTTTATGCGGAAAGTCGTGGTGAGCCTTATAAAGGAAAGGTTGCTGTAGCAGCGGTTGTATTAAATCGCGTAAAATCTGAGCAGTTTCCTGATACTATCAAGGGCGTCATTTTTGCACGTAATGCATTTAGTGTTATCCAAAATGGACGGTTATCTACTGCTAAAAACAAAGAAACCAAATTAGCTGTACGTGATGCTTTATTTGGGGATGATCCTTCTCGTGGAGCGCTGTATTTTTACAATCCAGACATCTCTACCTCTCGTTGGATTTTTAGCCGGACAACTACCGTCGTGATTGATAACCACGTGTTTGCTGTCTAG
- a CDS encoding DUF1811 family protein translates to MRLYSQFTLAELQVEMETLRKQIDEKKRQNDQVSVGILEQKFFMAKSYYVGTQEFRIGKCYKVHGQQEPFIIEYFNGVFAWGTFQHHREAEAVGFPIGMLEE, encoded by the coding sequence ATGCGTTTATACAGCCAGTTTACCTTAGCCGAACTGCAAGTAGAAATGGAAACACTCCGTAAACAAATTGATGAGAAAAAAAGACAAAATGATCAGGTAAGCGTTGGCATTCTTGAACAAAAATTTTTCATGGCAAAATCTTATTACGTGGGTACCCAAGAATTCCGTATCGGGAAATGCTATAAGGTACATGGACAACAAGAGCCCTTTATCATCGAGTATTTTAATGGTGTCTTTGCATGGGGAACCTTTCAACATCACAGAGAGGCAGAAGCTGTTGGTTTTCCAATCGGTATGCTAGAAGAATAA
- a CDS encoding DUF441 domain-containing protein, with translation MDITSLLLLLLLGLAIVGSNNAVAIAVSFLLFVRLLQLERVFPFLEQNGLHIGIIILTIGVMTPLASGKITPQMIWSTFTHWQSLLAVVVGIFVAYLGGRGAGLMTANPVIVTGLLVGTIIGVSLFKGVPVGPLIAAGIVSMLFQVLPK, from the coding sequence ATGGACATAACCAGTTTACTTCTATTGTTATTGCTAGGATTGGCGATTGTTGGTAGTAATAATGCCGTAGCGATTGCGGTTTCCTTCTTATTGTTTGTACGTTTATTACAATTAGAGCGTGTTTTTCCGTTTTTAGAACAAAACGGTTTGCATATTGGAATCATTATTTTAACGATTGGCGTCATGACCCCGCTTGCTAGTGGAAAAATTACACCGCAAATGATTTGGAGTACATTTACGCACTGGCAGTCGTTATTAGCTGTCGTGGTAGGAATTTTTGTTGCTTACTTAGGAGGCAGGGGTGCAGGCCTCATGACAGCGAATCCTGTCATTGTAACAGGTTTATTAGTGGGAACGATTATTGGAGTATCACTGTTTAAAGGGGTTCCGGTGGGCCCATTAATCGCTGCAGGTATCGTTTCGATGTTATTTCAGGTTTTACCAAAATAA